In the genome of Nymphaea colorata isolate Beijing-Zhang1983 chromosome 9, ASM883128v2, whole genome shotgun sequence, one region contains:
- the LOC116260541 gene encoding protein MID1-COMPLEMENTING ACTIVITY 1, which yields MAANWDALGDLANVAQLTGLDAIKLIGMIVKAATTARMHKKNCRQFALHLKLIGNLLEQLRISELKKYPETREPLEQLEDALRRSYVLISSCQDRSYLYLLAMGWNIVYQFRKAQTEIDRYLKLVPLIALVDNARVRERLEDIEKDQREYTLDEEDEKVKDVILTPAPSVKGTCALKSSLSCRYPNLGFDEALKKENEKLQMELRRSQASMDFRQCEVIQQLLEVTESAANSHSEDKPKNKTSKHKEHTLPSNDTEKGYQYEETCQQQRNDAHTGSRNTSPAGHDLVSTGGSYRHEEWHSDLLGCCSEPSLCFKTFFYPCGTFSKIATVASKGKISPEQACNDLMTYSLILSCCCYTCCMRRKLRKMLNITGGLCDDFLSHLMCCCCALVQEWREVEIRGAYGPYKTKTSPPPSQVMES from the exons ATGGCTGCGAATTGGGATGCTCTGGGCGATCTTGCGAATGTCGCTCAGCTCACCGGATTGGACGCGATCAAGCTGATAGGGATGATCGTGAAGGCGGCAACCACGGCTCGGATGCATAAGAAAAATTGCAGGCAGTTCGCGTTGCATCTGAAGTTGATCGGAAATCTGCTGGAGCAGCTGAGGATTTCTGAGCTCAAGAAGTATCCGGAGACGAGGGAGCCGCTGGAGCAGTTGGAGGACGCCCTAAGGAGGTCGTATGTCTTGATCAGTAGTTGCCAGGATCGGAGCTACCTCTATTTGTTGGCGATGGGTTGGAACATCGTCTACCAATTCAGGAAGGCGCAGACGGAGATTGACCGCTACCTTAAACTCGTCCCTCTCATCGCTTTGGTGGATAATGCGAGAGTGAGG GAAAGACTGGAAGACATTGAAAAGGATCAGCGGGAATATACGctggatgaagaagatgaaaaggtCAAAGATGTAATTCTGACACCAGCTCCCTCTGTAAAGGGCACTTGTGCATTAAAAAGTTCACTTTCATGCCGTTATCCAAATTTGGGCTTTGATGAAGCTCTTAAGAAGGAAAACGAGAAGCTTCAGATGGAACTGCGAAGATCACAAGCTAGCATGGATTTTCGGCAATGTGAGGTTATTCAGCAGTTACTTGAAGTTACAGAATCTGCTGCAAATTCACATTCAGAAGATAAACCAAAAAACAAGACTTCCAAACATAAAGAGCACACTCTGCCAAGTAATGATACTGAGAAAGGATATCAGTATGAAGAGACTTGTCAACAGCAACGTAATGATGCTCATACTGGTTCAAG GAATACTTCTCCAGCTGGACATGATCTGGTATCAACTGGAGGATCATATAGACATGAGGAATGGCATTCAGATTTACTTGGTTGCTGCTCGGAGCCCTCCCTTT GCTTCAAGACTTTCTTCTATCCTTGCggaacattttcaaaaatagctaCTGTTGCatcaaagggaaaaatat CTCCAGAGCAGGCCTGCAATGATTTGATGACGTATTCACTGATACTATCATGCTGCTGCTATACCTGCTGCATGAGGAGGAAACTTCGCAAAATGTTAAACATTACA GGGGGACTCTGCGATGATTTTCTTTCACATTTAATGTGTTGTTGCTGCGCCCTTGTACAAGAATGGCGAGAAGTGGAAATTCGTGGTGCATATG